The following coding sequences are from one Polyodon spathula isolate WHYD16114869_AA chromosome 45, ASM1765450v1, whole genome shotgun sequence window:
- the bcl2l12 gene encoding apoptosis facilitator Bcl-2-like protein 14 has translation MGTGPGLVKGGGIEPGWVRSPAHRNRTRACQGRRNRAELGPLPRTQEPDPGLSREEESSRAGSAPPHTGTGPGLVKGGGIAPGCKNRLIMGSQSPSILEIKEETRLILGAFLQKSLTLDPSSRPGHVGRYYRDPQKYRHTGSEGSWNSIHEAINLAEEKKHKFKTTIKKRFSGKKKNSTPSQKNQSQASEGSGGGPNPLLACMGVRTRPSSQEEEEEEEGEGRKRRSHGHKKPSPFLKLFKRKSKLEKAGSVREGEEPDARAPPPPRPDWLPIGTEAESSPPKSPGHTPQFYSDVADTLERIARQHTLSGPENKQAERRQPGQRGSEKEVLVSRLVALLSAQGDAINEKVKLRDSSVCSDNLSERLKLCTLKVVLLPLPRLADSFASSAQVTPSLPGSPTLSRIALTMDLSRRIATVTGAQRLMGYTEQYMEAFAPWIRENGGWENIVQLNDLIEVLD, from the exons ATGGGAACCGGACCCGGGCTTGTCAAGGGAGGAGGAATCGAGCCGGGCTGGGTCCGCTCCCCCGCACACAGGAACCGGACCCGGGCTTGTCAAGGGAGGAGGAATCGAGCCGAGCTGGGTCCGCTCCCCCGCACACAGGAACCGGACCCGGGCTTGTCAAGGGAGGAGGAATCGAGCCGAGCTGGGTCCGCTCCCCCGCACACAGGAACCGGACCCGGGCTTGTCAAGGGAGGAGGAATCGCTCCCGGCTGCAAAAacag gttgaTAATGGGGTCACAGAGCCCCAGTATTCTGGAGATTAAGGAGGAGACGAGGCTGATTTTGGGGGCGTTCCTCCAAAAATCCCTGACCCTTGACCCCTCCAGCCGTCCCGGCCACGTGGGGCGATATTACCGGGACCCCCAGAAATACAG gcaCACAGGCTCTGAAGGCAGTTGGAACTCGATTCATGAAGCCATTAATCTCGCCGAGGAGaagaaacacaaatttaaaacgACCATCAAAAAACGCTTCAGCGGAAAGAAAAAGAACTCCACCCCCTCACAGAAGAACCAATCACAGGCCTCCGAGGGGTCGGGGGGCGGGCCTAACCCCCTATTGGCCTGCATGGGCGTCAGGACCAGGCCTTCCtcccaggaggaggaggaggaggaggagggagagggcaggaagaggaggagccacGGTCACAAGAAGCCGTCGCCCTTCCTGAAACTATTCAAAAGGAAAAGCAAGCTAGAGAAGGCGGGGTctgtgagagagggggaggagccagaTGCCAGGGCCCCACCCCCGCCCAGACCTGATTGGCTGCCCATCGGCACAGAGGCGGAGTCTAGCCCTCCGAAGTCTCCCG GCCACACCCCCCAGTTCTACAGTGATGTCGCTGACACCCTGGAGCGAATCGCGAGGCAGCACACGCTGTCGGGGCCTGAGAACAAACAGGCAGAGCGGAGACAGCCCGGCCAGCGCG GGAGTGAGAAGGAGGTTCTGGTCAGCAGGCTGGTGGCGCTGCTCTCTGCACAAGGAGACGCCATCAATGAGAAGGTGAAACTCAGAGACTCTTCGGTTTGTTCTGATAACTTGTCAGAGCGTTTAAAACTCTGCACATTGAAAG TCGTCCTCCTCCCTCTGCCTCGATTGGCTGATTCCTTCGCCAGCTCCGCCCAGGTCACCCCCAGTCTGCCCGGCAGCCCCACTCTCTCCCGCATCGCCCTGACGATGGATCTCTCGCGCCGCATCGCCACGGTAACCGGGGCACAGAGGCTCATGGGATACACGGAACAGTACATGGAGGCCTTCGCACCCTGGATCAGAGAGAACGGGGGCTGG GAGAACATCGTCCAGCTCAATGACCTCATCGAAGTTCTGGACTGA
- the tspan4b gene encoding tetraspanin-4, giving the protein MAGSHHCLGCLKYLMFIFNLVFWLGGCGLFGVGVWLAVTQAPFASLSSSFPSVSAANLILVAGGVTMVIGFIGCLGAVKEHRCLLMSFFVILLLIFLTEVIVGGVLYFYREQFDRSAQEDLKKGMIFYNKKGNEGLSVAWDTVQEKFKCCGVYNSSDWKEMLGTSVLPRSCCSVAVQPHCKTWDTACYRQVKDWLHQHIYSVLVFGIAIGIVQVFALGFSLLLYCQIRRAEKYLN; this is encoded by the exons atggCCGGATCACATCACTGTCTCGGGTGTTTGAAGTACCTCATGTTCATCTTCAACCTGGTCTTCTGG CTCGGGGGGTGTGGTTTGTTTGGCGTGGGGGTGTGGCTGGCTGTCACTCAAGCCCCCTTTGCCAGCCTGTCCTCCTCCTTCCCATCAGTCTCTGCTGCCAACCTCATCCTGGTTGCCGGGGGCGTCACCATGGTGATCGGCTTCATCGGCTGCCTGGGGGCCGTCAAAGAGCATCGCTGTCTGCTGATGAGT ttctttgTGATTCTGCTGCTCATCTTCCTCACTGAAGTGATTGTTGGGGGCGTGCTGTACTTCTACAGAGagcag tTTGACAGGAGCGCTCAGGAGGATCTGAAGAAAGGGATGATTTTCTACAACAAGAAGGGGAACGAGGGGCTGTCTGTCGCCTGGGACACCGTGCAGGAGAAA TTTAAATGCTGTGGAGTTTATAACAGTAGCGACTGGAAagagatgctgggtacctctgtACTCCCCCGTTCCTGCTGCAGTGTTGCAGTCCAGCCCCACTGCAAGACATGGGACACG gcCTGTTACAGGCAGGTGAAGGACTGGCTTCACCAACACATTTATTCTGTTCTCGTCTTTGGGATCGCTATCGGAATCGTGCAg gttTTTGCTCTCGGGTTTTCTCTGCTGCTGTACTGTCAGATTCGAAGAGCCGAGAAATACCTGAACTGa